One part of the Rutidosis leptorrhynchoides isolate AG116_Rl617_1_P2 chromosome 1, CSIRO_AGI_Rlap_v1, whole genome shotgun sequence genome encodes these proteins:
- the LOC139902467 gene encoding NDR1/HIN1-like protein 12, whose product MGNGEKHTADEPPSDHHNHKTTPPYTTNTTHRKVSTIIVIILLILFITALILWLLYHPHKPTFTVVGATVYGVNTSSPPSITAMQIALVTRNPNNRVSIYYDHISVFVSYNNQPVTPILMLPPLHHKKDTTVLVSPVWPVLPEVVNGLGSDGAPVSLRLVLTGKLRWKYGDVKSGRNKVYVGCDVLVGLKIV is encoded by the coding sequence ATGGGAAACGGCGAAAAACACACGGCCGATGAACCACCGTCTGACCACCATAACCACAAAACCACACCTCCTTACACCACTAACACCACTCACCGTAAAGTCTCCACAATCATTGTCATCATCCTACTAATACTATTCATAACCGCCCTCATTCTATGGTTACTTTACCATCCCCACAAACCCACCTTCACCGTTGTCGGAGCCACCGTTTACGGTGTCAACACGTCCTCACCACCGTCCATAACTGCCATGCAAATAGCTTTAGTCACAAGAAACCCTAATAACCGTGTGTCCATTTACTATGACCATATTTCTGTTTTTGTTTCTTATAACAACCAACCTGTTACTCCCATTTTAATGCTACCACCTTTGCATCATAAAAAGGATACTACAGTACTTGTATCGCCGGTTTGGCCGGTTTTGCCGGAGGTGGTTAATGGGTTGGGGAGTGATGGGGCTCCGGTGAGTTTAAGGTTGGTTTTAACCGGAAAGTTGAGATGGAAATATGGAGATGTGAAAAGTGGAAGGAATAAGGTGTATGTAGGATGTGATGTGTTGGTTGGGTTAAAGATTGTGTAG
- the LOC139902477 gene encoding uncharacterized protein: MGQVVMKIDIYIWHRAVWLFSSGNDDIQTQNTQLITELTSQLARILQTNNENQSQRHPDSLKISVTLNNSNYSLWSRMIKVAIGGKSEALLNHLTEDQPTSNNQKWNQEDLVVFSWIIQNIEPQIASNLTQFPTAKTLWNALITTYSSGKDKLQTFDLHVKANNIRQDGKSIEELWLKLQGIWGEIDIRDPNPMEHPNDIVKYNNIRSEQKLFQFLNSLDHKHDNIKRELLRTDPLPTVEGAYAAIRKENAHQFIFNNKTDALTQSGIATGLVAPASKSKDFDGHGLLSRNQQCRSDSTSSSRDKDNLKCTECGMKRHNKDQCFRIVGYPDWCPDGHKKGKASMVTTATTRGKQGDNETGTISQGGFGLLAADPPSSSSGEGNKGLGLGFKSPNFIPTNINKVGRLKRDNGIDDESGSKSTPTTENNASNNKYVDPNNILDIRTGEIIGHGTERDGLYYVDEVTKDGRIMLAHGTPDRQAWLWHRRLGHPSAGYLRILFSKLFSSNNSIECETCILAKSHQNSFKTSNTKTERPFALVHSDVWGPARVNGGHNFRYFLLFIDDCTRMTWTYFLTNKSEVFDKFTTFSNMIQTQFQSKIQVLRSDNGGEFVNSQMKLFCEERGIIHQTTCPHTPQQNGVAERKNRILLEITRALMIESNVPRSFLPEALATATYLVNRLPTRALELKNPLETLTKFYKPPSNLTLRPRIFGCTVFVHIPIIERTKLDACAEKCVFVGYGVNQKGYRCYSPKRKHMYTTMNCDFLETEYFYTQHTSQGETDFGDAVSWLDIPSSEEVTHHTTPQSPPPVSTTVNDLPDHTEVNTESPDITNHENLEEILQENSDQVYPENETQQQERERYVLPPRINRGIPPRRYSPERTVSKSRYPMANIARGNLSKEATKFTSALYSEEIPTTVEQALKSTY; this comes from the exons ATGGGACAAGTGGTCATGAAGATTGACATCTATATTTG GCATAGAGCCGTTTGGCTATTTTCT TCAGGAAACGATGACATCCAAACTCAAAACACCCAACTTATCACAGAACTAACTAGTCAATTGGCTAGAATTCTTCAAACCAACAATGAAAATCAATCACAAAGGCATCCTGATTCTTTAAAAATCAGTGTTACCCTTAACAACTCAAATTATTCACTTTGGTCTCGTATGATCAAGGTTGCCATCGGAGGTAAATCTGAGGCCCTCCTCAATCACTTAACAGAAGATCAACCAACAAGCAACAACCAGAAGTGGAACCAGGAAGACTTGGTGGTCTTTTCCTGGATCATTCAAAACATAGAGCCACAGATTGCAAGCAATCTTACTCAGTTTCCAACAGCAAAAACACTATGGAATGCTCTAATAACAACCTACAGTTCTGGAAAAGACAAGCTGCAAACCTTTGATTTACATGTCAAAGCCAATAATATCAGGCAAGATGGTAAATCAATTGAAGAACTGTGGTTGAAATTGCAAGGAATCTGGGGTGAAATCGACATAAGAGATCCAAATCCAATGGAACATCCGAATGATATTGTCAAGTATAATAACATCAGGTCAGAACAAAAACTATTCCAGTTTTTAAATTCTTTAGATCATAAACATGACAATATCAAACGTGAGCTATTAAGAACCGATCCATTACCCACTGTCGAAGGAGCTTACGCTGCCATTCGAAAAGAAAATGCACACCAATTTATATTTAACAATAAAACGGATGCCCTTACCCAATCTGGCATAGCCACTGGCCTGGTAGCACCGGCATCAAAATCCAAGGATTTCGACGGCCATGGGTTGCTATCAAGAAATCAACAGTGCCGGTCAGACTCCACGTCATCATCCCGGGATAAAGACAACCTTAAATGTACAGAGTGTGGTATGAAACGACATAACAAAGATCAATGCTTCAGAATCGTTGGATATCCCGATTGGTGTCCTGATGGACACAAAAAGGGAAAAGCTTCGATGGTAACGACAGCTACAACCAGAGGCAAACAAGGAGATAACGAAACCGGCACCATCTCTCAAGGTGGTTTTGGTTTACTTGCTGCCgatccaccatcatcatcatctggtGAAGGTAACAAGGGGTTGGGATTAGGGTTTAAATCCCCAAATTTCATACCCACCAACATAAATAAAGTGGGTAGGTTAAAAAGAGATAATGGGATAGATGATGAATCTGGTTCAAAGTCGACACCCACCACTGAAAATAATGCGTCAAATAATAAATATGTGGACCCAAATAATATTCTT GACATCAGAACGGGGGAGATAATTGGGCATGGTACTGAACGGGATGGTCTGTACTATGTGGATGAGGTCACTAAAGATGGTAGGATCATGCTAGCTCACGGGACTCCAGATAGACAAGCATGGTTGTGGCATAGACGTCTTGGTCATCCGTCTGCTGGATATTTGCGCATTTTATTTTCTAAATTATTTTCTTCAAATAATAGTATTgagtgtgaaacttgtattttggccaaaAGCCATCAAAACTCGTTTAAAACTAGTAATACAAAGACCGAACGTCCCTTTGCTTTAGTTCACTCCGATGTATGGGGACCCGCAAGGGTTAATGGGGGGCACAATTTTcgatattttcttttatttattgatGATTGTACTCGTATGACTTGGACATATTTTTTAACTAACAAATCCGAAGTATTTGATAAATTTACTACTTTTTCCAACATGATTCAAACACAATTCCAAAGTAAAATACAAGTTTTAAGATCCGATAATGGTGGTGAATTTGTCAACAGTCAAATGAAACTTTTTTGTGAAGAAAGGGGTATTATTCATCAAACCACGTGTCCACACACACCTCAACAAAACGGGGTGGCTGAAAGGAAAAATCGTATTTTATTAGAAATAACCCGTGCTTTAATGATTGAATCTAATGTTCCAAGGTCTTTTTTGCCTGAAGCTCTTGCCACCGCAACTTATCTTGTAAATAGACTCCCAACTAGAGCTTTAGAACTTAAGAACCCTCTTGAAACCTTAACTAAATTTTATAAACCTCCATCTAATCTCACCCTAagacctcgaatatttgggtgcacGGTTTTTGTTCACATTCCTATAATAGAACGAACCAAATTAGATGCGTGTGCTGAAAAATGTGTATTTGTGGGATACGGGGTAAATCAAAAGGGGTATAGATGCTATAGTCCAAAAAGGAAACACATGTACACTACAATGAATTGTGATTTTTTGGAAACTGAATACTTCTATACCCAACACACAAGTCAGGGGGAGACAGACTTTGGTGATGCTGTGAGTTGGCTAGATATTCCATCATCTGAAGAAGTGACTCATCATACCACTCCACAAAGTCCTCCTCCAGTCAGTACTACGGTTAATGATCTTCCCGACCATACAGAGGTAAACACCGAATCTCCTGATATAACTAATCATGAAAATTTAGAGGAGATTTTACAGGAAAATAGTGATCAAGTATATCCTGAAAATGAAACACAACAACAAGAACGGGAACGATATGTTCTTCCTCCAAGAATCAACCGAGGGATTCCTCCCAGGAGATACTCTCCTGAGAGAACAGTCTCAAAATCAAGATATCCAATGGCAAATATTGCTAGAGGAAATCTATCAAAAGAAGCAACAAAGTTCACTTCCGCATTATACTCTGAAGAAATCCCAACAACGGTTGAACAAGCTCTAAAATCAACATACTAG